The proteins below are encoded in one region of Apium graveolens cultivar Ventura chromosome 4, ASM990537v1, whole genome shotgun sequence:
- the LOC141719487 gene encoding uncharacterized protein LOC141719487: MHNRVKINTDAALFSDINRFGHAQVVRDHNGELVEAMSRCHQGTISPEAAEAMGIREALSWVKQKQKQVIETDCLVVVQWIRSSYATLSYVGRLVEDCRQLLMDLQGKNVMLRFVKRSANSVAHYLASYSSSLADRRWEKESVHQEFLSILCNDLK, translated from the coding sequence ATGCATAATCGGGTTAAGATCAATACTGACGCAGCACTCTTTAGTGACATAAATAGATTCGGCCATGCCCAAGTCGTTCGAGATCATAATGGTGAGCTGGTGGAAGCAATGTCTAGATGCCATCAAGGCACGATCAGTCCAGAAGCAGCTGAAGCTATGGGGATTCGCGAAGCCTTAAGCTGGGTAAAACAGAAGCAGAAACAGGTAATAGAAACAGACTGCCTAGTTGTGGTCCAATGGATTCGAAGTTCATATGCCACGCTTTCTTATGTGGGCAGGTTGGTTGAGGATTGCAGGCAACTTTTAATGGATTTGCAGGGTAAAAACGTGATGTTAAGATTTGTAAAACGGTCTGCGAATAGCGTAGCTCACTATCTAGCGAGTTATAGCTCTTCTTTAGCTGATCGTAGGTGGGAAAAGGAAAGTGTCCATCAAGAATTCCTTTCCATTTTATGTAATGATTTAAAGTAA